The genomic interval GTTTCAATCCGCGCCCCCCGCGCGGGGGGCGACGGTCCGCGCGGTCCCGGACGGCAGATAGACCGGGTTTCAATCCGCGCCCCCCGCGCGGGGGGCGACTCAATGTGACGTTCTCCAGGAGGAGGAGACTGAGTTTCAATCCGCGCCCCCCGCGCGGGGGGCGACCGAGCTGAAGGTCAAGGCGGCTGAGATTCAACTGTTTCAATCCGCGCCCCCCGCGCGGGGGGCGACCCGATCGGCGTGTTCGAGGCGCTGGATCCGCAAGGGTTTCAATCCGCGCCCCCCGCGCGGGGGGCGACGCATGACGATGGAGTGGGAGCGCGAGGCGTTCCTGTTTCAATCCGCGCCCCCCGCGCGGGGGGCGACATCCGCCGGCCGGACCGTAGGCGCAATCCGAGGCGTTTCAATCCGCGCCCCCCGCGCGGGGGGCGACGCCATGGTTATAACCGATTGTTCGTGAACAGGAAATAGGCTGACTTGCGCGAACCGTCGGAAAACGACACAGGGCTCACTCGGAAAGAGCAGCGAGTCCAGCTTAGACGGTCGGGAATTCAACAGCTTAAAGTGCCCGCGAACACCCTAGTGGAAACGTGAGCGCTTTGGGTTCGCGCCGTGCGTCAATACACCAACGGACCATCCGGATCATAGGTCGGCTTCGTTCCCACATGCTCGATTCGAGGTCGCCAATTTGCCCCCAGCCTGTAAAACCGAAGGCTGTCCTCGTCTTCGTCGATCTCCTCAATCAGTCTGGTGCGCAAGACAGTCCACTGAGCCGGGTCGATTTGGCACTCGAATACAGAGTACTGAACACGCTGCCCGTGATCTTGGCACAAGCGCGCTACGCGCCGCAGGCGCCGCCTGCCTGCTGTATCGTTCGTGGCGACGTCGTATGTAATGAGCATGAGCATGTCGGCCTATCTCCAGATAAACGGCGGGTAGCCGTCCAGTTCGCCGCGAATCCTCCTTGCGAGCAGCCGGGCCTGCACGAACGGCACGAGCCCGAGCGTGGTTTTCTCGCCAAGAAACTCGTGGGTGAGCTCGCGACTCTTTCTGTCCTGATAGGTGACCAGAAGCGTCTTGCGCGCGGCGTCGCTCAGCGTTACGGCCCCGCTGATGGCGGTCGTGAAATCGGCTGGCGAAACCTGCTGGCGATTGATCAGCGTCAGGCAGACCCGGTCGGCGAGGACCGGGCGCAATTCTTCCATGAGGTCGAGTGCAAGGCTTGGCCGCCCAGGGCGGTCTTCGTGCAAAAAGCCGACCGCAGGGTCAAGGCCAACCGTTTCCAGCGCGGATCGACAATCGTGCATGAGCAGCGAGTACAGAAAGGACAACAGCGCGTTGACCGGGTTGAGCGGCGGGCGGCGCGACCGGGATTCGAACCTGAATTCAGGATCGGGTCTTCGGATCAAATCGTCGAATACGGAATAGTAGATTCGGGCGGATTCTCCCTCGATGCCTCGTAGGGCGTTCTTGGCCGACTCGTTGGCGGCCCGGCGTGCCGCGTTGCCCAAGCGGCGCTGACCGGCGTTGAGGCGTTCACGGGCCTCATCGTCCATGTTGCTTCGATGATCTCGCAGGGCGCGGCGAACGACAGTGCGCTGATTGAGCAGTTTGCCCAGCACGAAGTCTCTCGCAAGACTTGTGCCCATGTCGTCATCGTCCGCGCTTCGATACTGGGCTCGCCGCAGTTGCACGTTGCCGGAAACCGGACCGGTCACACGGGCCAGGAAACGACCGTTTCGGCTCAAGAACGACAGGCTCACGCCCTTTCGGGCGCAGTGGCCGATCAATTGCGGCGTTGCTCCAACGGCGCCGAAACAGACGATGCCGCCGAGCAGGTGGATCGGCACCCGCCCCTGCGGCTCGCGATTGACGCTGACGACCGCATTCTCGCCGTCTTTGCGCAACCAGGCGTTCTCCGTGGTCACGTAGAGTGTATTCAGGTGGCGCCGCATGGGATGCGCGTCACCTCTCGATGGCGGTGAGCAGCCAGTCGCGGACCGCATCCTGGGCACGGACGGCGCGCGGCTGACAGAATTCGTTGAGCGAGCAGTTGTCGCACTTTCGCGGTTCGTATTCCGGCGGTGGCGTGCGGCCGGCTGCGATCATCTCGCGGGTGTCTGCGGCCACGCGCTCGGTGATCCGACGCAGTTCCCGATTGAATTCAACCGGCTTGCGGCGGCGGCTCCGGCCATAGAACAGGGCGCCCTCGGGAACCGAGGTGTCCAGCATCTCCTCCAGGCAAAGCGCCTGTGCGCAAAGCTGAACCTCGTCGGCCCGGTGGGACTTCGGGCGCCCGCGCTTGTACTCGATCGGATAGAGGCTGCCGTCGGTATGAATCTCCACAACGTCGACGACGCCCGCGATCCCAACCCGCAAAGACCGAACGGGGACGCTGCGCTCGACTCTTGCCGACGGTCGAGATTCGGTCGCGCCCGAATCGACGCGGGAGTGGAGGATGCGCCCTTCGGCTGTATACCGGTTCTCGGCCCAATGCCGTTCGAGATGGATCAGCGCGCATTGGCGCGGGCAGTACAGCATATGCTGCAGTGCGGAGATCGGGATTAGGTCGTCTTCTTCAGCGATTGGGTGGGTACCAGGCATTTCGGGGCATCAGATCCGGTCTATGATCTCGATTCCGCTCGGTACTTGCGTTCTGTCAAGTTGAACCCGGTAGTCGCTGTAGGCGCGAGCGGGCGGCAATTCGTGGGCGCGGCGTTCGGCAGGGTCGATTTCCTCGCCGTCGTGGACCCGATTGACCGTTACTCGCTGAAACAGCCGATGCGCGGCCGCGTTGCCGAGCAGGCTGTCGTGCTTGAATACGATCAGTCGGCGGGCGTTCATCTCGCCGCGCGCCGCCGAGCGGTCGTGATCGAACATGGATTCGAGCGCGGTCCAGAGCAGATCGAGATCCGCTTCGGAAAAGCCCGTTCCCTTGGTGTCGTCGCCGGCAAGGCAGGCGGATATGTAGCCGTGAGCGCGGTAAAGCCCGTATGGCACGATGTGCTTGCGCCCCATAGTGCGGATGTCGCCCTTGGATTCCGCATCGGAGGCGGTGGTGGCGGCCATGCGGGTGATGGAAACCTCAAGCGGCAATATCGGTTCGACGGATCGTCCAAAGGCAAACTGCACGGGGCCTCGTACCTGTCCGCAGTTGGCGCCCTTGGTCGACATCACGGCGCCGAACGCCCGAACGTCGAAGAAATTCGCGCACATCCAGCGGGTCAGTTCCCGGGCCTTCTGATCATCTTTGGGCAGCTTTTCGCGGTCCTTGTCGGTGGCGTCCGGCAGGACCGCATCCCAAGCCCGCTTCTGCTGCAACTCCAGAATCCCACGCTCCTTGACGAAGATTTCGTACCCCTCACTGTCGCCCTTCGTCAGGGCAACGAAGTTTCGCACCTTGCGTTTGAGGCACACGTCGGTGACGAGGCCCTGGTTGGTTTCCGGGTCGAGCCGGGGCAGGTTGCCCGCGTCGGGGTCGCCGTTCGGATTGCCGTTAGTGACGTCAAACAGGTAAACAAAATCGTAGCGATTGCCGATTGCGGTCATGGTTCATTCCCCTTTGTCGGTGTGGGTATCGGTGGTTTCATCGGCGGAGCCTCGTCGGCAACTGGCTCGTTGATGGTGGTAACCAATCGCAAACCGTCCCTGTTCCTCAAGACGCAGGCTGCGTGGCAGAGCGGTATCCACGCCCGCGAGAATGTCGTCGATTTCCCGTTCGAACCAGTGCGCCAGACCTGCTTTCTCGTTCTTGCGCAAGGTCGCCAAGTGATGGCCGGAGGTGCGCTCAAGCAGAGGAAAAATCGATGCGGGCGTTGCAGAGGCGGCTCCGAAATAGCGATCCTTGATTGTCGCGTTGACGTTGCCGAGCGCCGCCGATTGCACTTTCTCGTACACCGCGAACAGCCGTCCCAGGCGGTAGGCGACGTTGGTTTCATTGGGGTTCAGGCTCACGGGAACATCCTCCGTAGTGAGTCCCAGGCGGTAATCCCGGGCAAGACAGGCTTTGCAGATCGCAGCGCGCAGGCCGTTGATATCGCGGTCCTGGCGCATGCGCATGACGATAGCGGCAAGGAGTGAACGGGGATAGGCGCCACCGGTAAGGATGGCCCGCATCAACGCACCGCCGAATATCGGTGGGATACGGTCAGACTTGCGTTGCGGTGCGGTCTCGATCAGCACGCGCCAGGCCGCCGGGGGCGTTCTCCATGGCAGCGGTTCCATGCGCATATCCCGCCAATGTTCGACGATCCGCCGGGCGATGGCCCCGAGCGTGTCCGTGTGCCAGTAGCGGATGGACAGGCGTGCGGCGTTTGGCGACAGTCCCAGTACATGAAAAAGGGTCTGTTCATCGACACCTGGAACGGCGTCGGCGAGCGGGCGGCCCGAACCGATGGCGGACAAGGTGTCGGCGATCGTGGCTTCTTCCCCCGTAGCAGTTGGCGGTTCCGCAAGCATCGCGAAGAGATCCTCGGCCGCGTTGGCAGCGTCTTCGCCGCCCGTCGTCTCAGCCCAGAACACGGTGGTCGCGTCGCCGATCTGGATGCGCCGCCGACTGTCTCGCGCCAGCATTGCGTTAAGGGCCGTTGCGTAAGCGAATGCCGCCTGCTCTGAAATCGGCGCATTGGCTCCCTGCTTCTTGCCAAACGATTCGAACGCGTCCAGATTGAACGAGACAACCGAGGCTCCGGATGACTGCGCTCCCCTTACTCCTTTGATCGGAGCGTGCAAACGGGCGAGCGAATCTGTGGAGCCGTTGACCAGGCACAAGCCTTCGGCGCCTTGTTGTTCGGATAGATGGCGAATCCAAATATCACGTGCCTCCGGGCGCTTGTGGATGAAGGACAATTCCCCGTCGAGACGAAACACGATGTTCTGGTCCAGCATGCCGTCCGCATACGGAAGCAAGGCATAACTGTCGACATTCCATTGATCGAGAAAGCGGCATAGGGCTTGCAGCGCGGCATCGTCCGTTTCCGCAAGCAGGTCCGCGTGCAGTTTCCGGAAGGCGGCGTGCTCGCGAGGCGCGGGCGCGGGCTGCCTGGTGGTCGGATCGCGCTTGACTCCAAGCACATAGGCGGTCTTGTCCCAGAGAAAGTTGGATGCGACGCCGGACGTGCGCTTGACGGGTTGGGGCACTTCGTGGGGGGTGGGACGTGGCGTTCTGCCGGAGGTATCGAGCAACGGCGCAACGTCCACCAGCGATCCTTCGGGCGATACCACGAGGGCGTATGAGATCGGCGTGCGGGAAAACCCGTAAGACGGCGCTTCGCCAACGCGGACAAGCCGTTCATGGTGACGTGCAAGCGCCTGCAGGACGGTCATGACGCGACCTGCCCGCGACCGATTGCCGGCACGCGAATGATGCCGTCATGCAGTACGGCGCGGAAAAACAGGGGCGTGCGATCGTTCTCGAAATCGAGATCGTGGAGCATCCAGCCGAGGTCGCGGTCGCGTTGATCGGAAGGCAGCGACGAATCAGGCACGGAATGGGTGACAAGCGCAAAGTCGGCTGCAAATTCTCGCGTGCCCAGGTACGGTCGATGAAAGCATTGTCCCTTGGCGGCGCGCCGGTTGAACATGGACAAGTGTTTCGCCTCGGTGTCATCGGGCTCCGCCCGCGCTGTCAACTCGAAGTGTGCTTCGATCAGATAGGCGACATCGCGCAGCAGTATCGTGGCTCGTTGTTGCCGCTCGTTTTCGATGATGACGTGAAGTTCGTCCGTGCTCCCCGCGTTCATTGCGGCGGTGACGCTGCGCGTGGGAATCTTCTTGCCCAGCTCGTTGCGGCGAAATGTCTCGAACCGGATCGGCTTCAGAACATGGATGCGGTCGACGACCCATCGGATGGCGGGCCGCCAGTGAATGGCCTCAAGGATGCCGCGCGCGGCCGAAGGCGTCATCACGTCGTAGGAGACACGTTCCACCTTCATTTCCGGTCGGGTGAAACAGGCGTAGTCGCCCCAGACGTGCAGTCGGACGCCATACGTCAAGCGAAGCTCCTATTTCCCATTGCCGAAAGGGATGCTGAATGGATCCAACGGTGACCATGAGAACGCAAAGCGAGAATCGAGCAATCCGTGGATATCCCATGCTTTCCATCGTCGACTGAGGTAAGGATCTTGGCGCGGATACTGCGAGGAGAGGAAACGAACATCAATACACGAGCGACTCGGCGGAGAGATATTCGGGATTGTGCCAGATAAGTCCGGTGTCGTGCCGGTAAAGGTCCGGATTGGTCAGGACAACGAATTGCTCCGCGAAGTCGTCGGCACGGATGACGCTGACCGCTCCGGCGGCGA from Gammaproteobacteria bacterium carries:
- the cas5c gene encoding type I-C CRISPR-associated protein Cas5 is translated as MTYGVRLHVWGDYACFTRPEMKVERVSYDVMTPSAARGILEAIHWRPAIRWVVDRIHVLKPIRFETFRRNELGKKIPTRSVTAAMNAGSTDELHVIIENERQQRATILLRDVAYLIEAHFELTARAEPDDTEAKHLSMFNRRAAKGQCFHRPYLGTREFAADFALVTHSVPDSSLPSDQRDRDLGWMLHDLDFENDRTPLFFRAVLHDGIIRVPAIGRGQVAS
- the cas1c gene encoding type I-C CRISPR-associated endonuclease Cas1 encodes the protein MRRHLNTLYVTTENAWLRKDGENAVVSVNREPQGRVPIHLLGGIVCFGAVGATPQLIGHCARKGVSLSFLSRNGRFLARVTGPVSGNVQLRRAQYRSADDDDMGTSLARDFVLGKLLNQRTVVRRALRDHRSNMDDEARERLNAGQRRLGNAARRAANESAKNALRGIEGESARIYYSVFDDLIRRPDPEFRFESRSRRPPLNPVNALLSFLYSLLMHDCRSALETVGLDPAVGFLHEDRPGRPSLALDLMEELRPVLADRVCLTLINRQQVSPADFTTAISGAVTLSDAARKTLLVTYQDRKSRELTHEFLGEKTTLGLVPFVQARLLARRIRGELDGYPPFIWR
- the cas4 gene encoding CRISPR-associated protein Cas4; the encoded protein is MPGTHPIAEEDDLIPISALQHMLYCPRQCALIHLERHWAENRYTAEGRILHSRVDSGATESRPSARVERSVPVRSLRVGIAGVVDVVEIHTDGSLYPIEYKRGRPKSHRADEVQLCAQALCLEEMLDTSVPEGALFYGRSRRRKPVEFNRELRRITERVAADTREMIAAGRTPPPEYEPRKCDNCSLNEFCQPRAVRAQDAVRDWLLTAIER
- the cas7c gene encoding type I-C CRISPR-associated protein Cas7/Csd2, with protein sequence MTAIGNRYDFVYLFDVTNGNPNGDPDAGNLPRLDPETNQGLVTDVCLKRKVRNFVALTKGDSEGYEIFVKERGILELQQKRAWDAVLPDATDKDREKLPKDDQKARELTRWMCANFFDVRAFGAVMSTKGANCGQVRGPVQFAFGRSVEPILPLEVSITRMAATTASDAESKGDIRTMGRKHIVPYGLYRAHGYISACLAGDDTKGTGFSEADLDLLWTALESMFDHDRSAARGEMNARRLIVFKHDSLLGNAAAHRLFQRVTVNRVHDGEEIDPAERRAHELPPARAYSDYRVQLDRTQVPSGIEIIDRI
- the cas2 gene encoding CRISPR-associated endonuclease Cas2; this translates as MLMLITYDVATNDTAGRRRLRRVARLCQDHGQRVQYSVFECQIDPAQWTVLRTRLIEEIDEDEDSLRFYRLGANWRPRIEHVGTKPTYDPDGPLVY
- the cas8c gene encoding type I-C CRISPR-associated protein Cas8c/Csd1, giving the protein MTVLQALARHHERLVRVGEAPSYGFSRTPISYALVVSPEGSLVDVAPLLDTSGRTPRPTPHEVPQPVKRTSGVASNFLWDKTAYVLGVKRDPTTRQPAPAPREHAAFRKLHADLLAETDDAALQALCRFLDQWNVDSYALLPYADGMLDQNIVFRLDGELSFIHKRPEARDIWIRHLSEQQGAEGLCLVNGSTDSLARLHAPIKGVRGAQSSGASVVSFNLDAFESFGKKQGANAPISEQAAFAYATALNAMLARDSRRRIQIGDATTVFWAETTGGEDAANAAEDLFAMLAEPPTATGEEATIADTLSAIGSGRPLADAVPGVDEQTLFHVLGLSPNAARLSIRYWHTDTLGAIARRIVEHWRDMRMEPLPWRTPPAAWRVLIETAPQRKSDRIPPIFGGALMRAILTGGAYPRSLLAAIVMRMRQDRDINGLRAAICKACLARDYRLGLTTEDVPVSLNPNETNVAYRLGRLFAVYEKVQSAALGNVNATIKDRYFGAASATPASIFPLLERTSGHHLATLRKNEKAGLAHWFEREIDDILAGVDTALPRSLRLEEQGRFAIGYHHQRASCRRGSADETTDTHTDKGE